A genomic region of Glycine max cultivar Williams 82 chromosome 15, Glycine_max_v4.0, whole genome shotgun sequence contains the following coding sequences:
- the LOC100305829 gene encoding sm-like protein LSM8-like isoform X1: protein MSAGPGLESLVDQTISVITNDGRNIVGVLKGFDQATNIILDESHERVYSTKEGVQQLVLGLYIIRGDNISVVGELDEELDSSLDLSKLRAHPLKPVIH from the exons ATGTCAGCTGGGCCTGGACTTGAATCTCTTGTAGATC AGACAATTTCAGTCATTACAAATGATGGACGAAATATAGTG GGAGTCCTGAAAGGTTTTGATCAGGCAACAAATATAATTCTTGATGAGTCCCATGAACGAGTTTATTCTACCAAG GAAGGTGTACAACAACTTGTTCTTGGTTTATACATCATCAGGGGTGACAACAT AAGTGTTGTTGGTGAACTAGATGAAGAACTGGATTCTAGTCTGGATTTGTCAAAACTCAGAGCTCATCCCTTGAAACCTGTTATCCATTGA